The following DNA comes from Flavobacterium sp. N3904.
ACGGCTTTGGCAACATCTAAAACCAAAGTAAATTTGGTTTTGAGTGTTGATGTGCCATTGGTGTCAACTGAATTGTTGCAATGGGTTTTAGAAAATCACGATGAAACGGATATGGTTACACAAACCAAAAGTGGCGATAAAACGAATCCATTAATTGGTGCGTACGACCGCTCGATGCGAATTGTCTTTGGAGAACATATGGCTGGAAACCAGTTGAAATTGCGAAAAGTGATTGAAGATGTCAAGCATCAAACTCTTGAAATACCTGAAAAATGGGATAACCAGATTCAAAATATAAACACACCAGAAGAATATCAAAATTTAATAAAATGACGATAACGCTAAAATATTTTGGCCTACTAGCGGATATTACACAATTGAAAGAGGAGCAATTTGCTTTCGAGGAAGAGACTATTTCGGTTTCAGCATTAAAATCAAAAATAGAGAGTAGTTACCAAAGTATTCAAAATACTAATTACACCATTGCTGTCAATCAAGCAATAAGTAGTTTGCAAACCACCATAAAAGACCAAGATATAATTGCTTTTTTGCCACCGTTTGCGGGAGGGTGAAATTTGTTTAAAGTTTAATGGTTAAAACCCGTTTAACTTTAAACTTTTAAACTTTAAACACTATGAGATATTCCAGACAAATGATTCTTCCAGAAATAGGAGAAACGGGCCAGCAAAAATTGCAGGACGCTCGTGTCTTGGTAATTGGTGCGGGTGGTTTGGGCTGTCCTGTTTTGCAAAATTTGGCTGCTGCAGGAGTTGGAACCATCGGAATTGTAGACGGAGATGTGGTAGATGAAACCAACTTGCATAGACAATTATTGTATACCTTAAAAGACTGTGGCAACAGCAAAGCCGGAATAGCCAAGAGAGCGATTTTGGAACTCAATCCTGAGATTAATGTAACTGCTTTTTCAGGGTTTTTCACTGCTAAAAATGCAAAACGTATTATTAACGAATACCAAATAATTGTTGATTGCACAGATGCTATTCCAGTTCGTTATTTAATTAATGATGTTTCTGCGGCCAAAAGAATTCCGATGGTGTATGCATCCATTCATAAGTTTGAAGGACAGGTTTCGGTATTTAATTATAAAAATGGACCAAGTTATCGCTGTCTGTTTCCAGAGCAGGAAGGGTTAAATACGATTCCCAATTGTGTTGAATCTGGAGTTTTGGGCATTTTGCCTAATACTTTGGGAACGTTTCAAGCTACCGAAGTACTTAAGATAATTTTGGAAATCGGGACAGTATTGTCAGGGAAATTATTGATTTATGATGCTCTACATTTTCAAACGCAAACCATCAATTTCTCCAAAAATCCAAAAATGATTGAGAAAGGAATCATAAATGGAACACAAGTTTTAAACAGTAAAAAAACAGAAACCGATTTAAGCCCAGAATCTTTTTTTGAAAAATGCAATCAGTCAGGAATCGTCATTATTGACGTTCGGGAATTGGAAGAAACTCCAGATTTTAAAGGAATGAATGTTGTTCGGATTCCTTTGGGTGCATTAGAAGAGTATAGCAAGAAATTGGATAAAAATCAGGAAATAGTTTTGTTTTGCCAAACGGGACAACGCAGTCAAATGGCTTTGAATTATTTGATAAAATCAGGATTTGTCGGCGTTTTTCATTTGGGGAAAGGAATCGAATCTTTGAAAAATCAAATTCAATAGCAATGACAATATCAATTTAAAAAAATTAAAAAATACACTATTCATGTCAACAGATAAACCCAAAAAAAGTTCCTTTATTCAGGGGCA
Coding sequences within:
- a CDS encoding MoaD/ThiS family protein; translation: MTITLKYFGLLADITQLKEEQFAFEEETISVSALKSKIESSYQSIQNTNYTIAVNQAISSLQTTIKDQDIIAFLPPFAGG
- a CDS encoding HesA/MoeB/ThiF family protein is translated as MRYSRQMILPEIGETGQQKLQDARVLVIGAGGLGCPVLQNLAAAGVGTIGIVDGDVVDETNLHRQLLYTLKDCGNSKAGIAKRAILELNPEINVTAFSGFFTAKNAKRIINEYQIIVDCTDAIPVRYLINDVSAAKRIPMVYASIHKFEGQVSVFNYKNGPSYRCLFPEQEGLNTIPNCVESGVLGILPNTLGTFQATEVLKIILEIGTVLSGKLLIYDALHFQTQTINFSKNPKMIEKGIINGTQVLNSKKTETDLSPESFFEKCNQSGIVIIDVRELEETPDFKGMNVVRIPLGALEEYSKKLDKNQEIVLFCQTGQRSQMALNYLIKSGFVGVFHLGKGIESLKNQIQ
- a CDS encoding molybdenum cofactor guanylyltransferase, producing the protein MENKITAILLAGGKSQRMGTDKGLLVLNEKTFIKHICDALQPIVGSNILIVSDNKEYDVLGFTRVEDIIENKGPVGGLYTALATSKTKVNLVLSVDVPLVSTELLQWVLENHDETDMVTQTKSGDKTNPLIGAYDRSMRIVFGEHMAGNQLKLRKVIEDVKHQTLEIPEKWDNQIQNINTPEEYQNLIK